TGGTCAAGAGTTAGCAGCTGCTGAAACTGATACAGTTGAAACGAATGATGAAATCCATTATTCCAACTCATTAATTATGAAACTATGTAAAAAACATGACATTTCACTACATAATGAAATTTGGAAAGAAGAACGTGTAACAAAGGTCGCTAGTTCTATCCAACGAGAACTACTTTTAGACAATCGAAAATATAAGATGAGTGTACTAAAAATGGCTTATACTTTCGCCGTACAGACAATTGATGGTTATTTTGATGATCCAGATGCAATTGATATCTCTACTATTATATCGAATGCCGATTTTATCGAATTAAAAGAAAAAAGTATTGTTCGTGATTTAAGTAAAAGTTCATTATGGAATACATTAAATACTAAGAGTGACAATCACTACTTTATATTACTTAGTGATAAAGATGGCCTCTTCTGTTTCATCCGCCTATTCGATATTTTTGATGTCGTTGTCCATTTATCCGGTAAAAGATATGCACTCCCATCACCAATTGTCGGGGTAAATCATGTAGCGGAACAAACATTTTATATTGAGAGCTTGAAAGAATATATGGATAGTTTATTTAAAGAAAAAAGTATGAAACCTTCTATTTAATCCACACAAGAACATACGGTCTCCTTTCTTGATGAAAAGACACTATGTTATAATAAGTATGAGAAGAACAATACAATCACATAAAACAATGATAAATTGTGTATAAATAAAATAGACTAGTGTGCGGCTACACACTAGTCTACGTAACTTAGCAGATTGGATTGTTCATTTATCCTATTTGTTTCGTACAAACAAAACAACCCACATTCTATAGGCATAGGTGGGTTGTTATTTTTTGAGCTTGTCGATTAAAACGACAACGAACGTTAACAATGCAACGAGAAACAGTCCACCTTGCAATAACAACGCAATTTCACTCATTTATTATCACCTCCCTTCTATTCGGAGAAGTGATAACTGAACAACCAACCGTACCATAAGTTACCTCTTAATTTTACCATATTTTTCAGTAGTTTACGATGAAAACCAGCACACTTAAAGCTTGCTGGTTTTTTATTTATCACTATTTTTTTATTGCATATGCATCAGCTATCATTTCACCAATGTGGAATCATGCCGTATTTTTCTTTCTATAGTTTCAATAGCTGCTGTAAGCAAGCTATATCCATTCTTTTTAAATTTCCCCTTTTATTATAAATTTCTCTATGAAGTCCGGCTAATAGCGATTCTCCTTCTTCTAAACTTCCACCTGGAAGATCGTAACGATTCTTATACGGTCCCTTACTTGTATCGATTACTAACATTTTATTATTTTTGATACAAATTCCGTATACCCCAAATGCACGATGATAGTTCGGAACTTTATTCATTCTTTAACTTCTCCATAAGCGTATCATAAAATTTCCGATCATCATCAACATTTAAATGAACACGCCTGACATTTTTAGAAAAG
The DNA window shown above is from Bacillus clarus and carries:
- a CDS encoding HNH endonuclease — encoded protein: MTQCIICRKETKELSEQHVIPEILCGYYFTNSICDSCHEHMITNVDRPLIRHKLSQYKIEQMKKQIDSPLYTNEYGQELAAAETDTVETNDEIHYSNSLIMKLCKKHDISLHNEIWKEERVTKVASSIQRELLLDNRKYKMSVLKMAYTFAVQTIDGYFDDPDAIDISTIISNADFIELKEKSIVRDLSKSSLWNTLNTKSDNHYFILLSDKDGLFCFIRLFDIFDVVVHLSGKRYALPSPIVGVNHVAEQTFYIESLKEYMDSLFKEKSMKPSI
- a CDS encoding putative holin-like toxin, whose amino-acid sequence is MSEIALLLQGGLFLVALLTFVVVLIDKLKK